The sequence below is a genomic window from Anaerolineales bacterium.
AACTCCGGAATGGGTGGCCGGATAACTCCGGAATCACCGGCCGGATAACTCCGAAACGGGCGGCCGGATTAGGCCGGAAAATGCACCACATACTTATCGGTAAAGTGGTGCCCGGCCGCCGCTCGGGGCGGCGTTTTTATCCCCCGAGAATCCGTCCGGCGATCTCCTCGATCGCACACTGAACCTCCGCCGAAACGGGCTCGTCGAATTCCATGCGACCGGGCTGGATTCCGAGGACCGCCGTCCGGCAGCCGAGTTCGGCGCACAGGTATCCTGCAAATCCGCCCATCGGAAAGGTGTGGGTCGAGGCGGTTCCGTCGTCGATCTCCTGCGGTTCGATCCAACGTACCGTCCCGGGTGGTTCGCCCAACTCCGCGGCATCGAGGAAGATCACCCAATCCGGCCCGAACCGGCGCAGCGGGCCGGCGCTGGCTTCCGGCCGCAAGCCGGCTTCAAAATACAACCGGACGGCGCAAGGCTTGGCTGCGGACGCATGCCGTTTGGCCGTGGAGGGCATGGGGGGAGGCTTTTCGAGCGGGAGGGTGTTGGAAGCGGGAGTCTCGGGTGAGGCCTGCTGCAGACGCCGCACCAGGTGGATGCCGGCCGCGTCGTCGCCCCGCAAATCCTGGCCCACGCCCACAAAAGCAAGCCGGCGGCTTTTCCGGAGGATTCCCGTAAGCCGTTGTTCCCAATCGGACGTCATGCTTTCCATCTTTGCAAAGGTGCCGTATCGAGCGGATGGACCGGCGGGCTTTACAGGAACAAGCCTTTGATCACGACCATGATCAGGATGTGGATCATGGCCAGCGGCGTGAGGTATTGCCAGGCGAAGTGGATCAGCTGGTCGATGCGGATGCGCGCGAACAAGGCCCGGATGACCGAGAGCAGAACCACGACCAGCAGGGTCTTCAGGATGAAGAGCGCGAACCCCCCGAGCAGATTGTCGGAGAACCCGCCCAGGAACACGGCCGCGATCAATCCCGCACCCACGACCATCTCCACGTCGATCGCCAAGTGGATGAAGGCCAGCTTGCGGCCGGAGTATTCGGTGAACGTGCCGCCGACGATCTCCGTTTCCGCGTGCGGCAGGTCGAACGGCACCCGCTCCAGTTTCGCCTGCAGGGCGATGAGCGCGACGATGAAGCCGAGGGCGTTGGAAAGCAGGAGCAGCGGGTGGGCCTGGTAGAACAGCGAGACATCCACTAACCGCCAGGAGCCGGCCAGGATCGCCGAACCGAGGACCGCCAGGTAGAGCGGCACTTCGTACCCGAACAGCATCGTGATCACCCGCGTTCCGCCGATCGCCGAGAAGGAATCGGAGGAATACCAGCCGGCCAGGAAGAAGATCAATGTCGGCAGGGTGAGCAGGAAGACGACCACGATCAAATCCCCCGGAAAGGAGATGAAGGAAGGCGTGGAAGCCGAATAATGCCACAGCGGCAGGTACATTGCGGCCGTGCAGACCACCGCCAGGATGACGATCGGCAGGAGGGTGAACATCACCGGATCGGCCCTAGTCGGAAGGATATCTTCCTTGGCCAACAGCTTTACGAAATCCGCGACCGGCTGAAGGATGCCCTGGGGGCCGGTGAACAGCGGCCCGATCCGGTTCTGCAGGCGCGCGTACACTTTGCGGTCGACCCATTCGCAGAACGTGGCGTACAGGAACAAAAACAACAGACCGGGATACACGAACAAGTAAAGCAGGGTTTTCAGAACCTCCATACCGACTCCTTATCTATGGCAAAATGCTTCCGCCGCATCCCGGGCCCGCCCTCCGGGAGACACCTCCGCCGATCCCCGGATCAACTCCGGGTGATCAGCGCTGCAACGGAGAGGGAAATCATCAACAGGTACGGCACCGCCAGGAGCGCCAGCGCGCCCGCCGGAACGGTGGCCACGACCAGAACGGATACGTGCATGATCGTGAAGAACAGCGCGATGTGGAAGAACAGCCGGTAGTTGATCTGGATCGCGCTGTCCGGCATGTCCTCGCCGCAGGCGTAGGACTCCAGTTTGTCGCCGACCTTGGTCGGCTTCGGCGCAAGGAATCCGGCCGACCAAAAAAGCGCGAAGCAGGCGGCGAGGAATATCAGAAATACGACCGGCGGGGAGAGCAGAATGTCCGGAATGCCCATGGGTCAGCCCTTCAGGTTGGTCAACTGTTCGATGTCCAGCGTCTTCGTATGGCGGTGGATGTTGATGATCACCGCCAAGGCCGTCGCCAGCACGCAGACCTCCACCACGATAAAGGAGATCGCCAGGCTCTGGCTGGTGAGGATGTTGTTCTTCTCGTAGCCGGTGGCGATCAGCGCCAGCAAGATTCCCTTGGAGACGATCTCGATCCCGATCAGCATGCGGATCAGGTTCTTCATCGTCAGCAGGGCATAGAGGCCGATCGCCACGAGCAAGGCGACGAAGGCCATGTTGATGATCCAGGTGTCACTCATCTTCGCTCCTTTTGCGGAACAGAGCCAGCACGCAGAAGACCCCGGCCAGGAGGACGGCGATCTGCCCGATCAGGTCGAACGTCCTCTGGCTCCACAACACCGTCCCGAGATCTGCCGCTTCGGGCGCGGCGGGAAGGGCGGGGAGGGCGCCGAGGAATTGCCGCATCACCAGGAAATCGGCGACGGCCATCCCGACCACGAACACGGGCAACAGGTAGCGTCCGAATCTCCGTTCCTTCACTTCCCCCTCGCCCTTAGTCAGACTAATGGTGGCGATGAACAGCACGGTGATCAGCCCGGCCACGACGGAGATCTCGAACACGCCCGCATACGCGGCACCCAATTCGAAGAAGGTCATCGCCAGGAAGATGCTGGCGCCGGCGAGGGAGATCGCCGCCTTGAGCAGGTCCGTGGCGAGGATCGCCAGGATCGAACAGAGCACCAATCCGCACAACAGGAAGATATGCATTTAGAACCCCGGGAGGTGGAGGACGGATTGTCCGGCGGTGAGGGCATCCGCCGCCGGCTGGATCCAATTCTGGATGACGAACGGAAAGCCCAGCCCCACGAGCACGCACACGGCGCCGAGCAGGATCGAGGAGGCCGACATCCAGAACGGCGCCTCGCGGACGTTTTGCCAGGCCTCGTTCAGCTTGCCGAAAAACGCGCGCCGCTGCAGCACCAGGTAGTACCACAGCGTCAGGATCCCGGCCAGGGCGGCGATCAACGCGCCCGCATAGAGCTTCGCCTGGATCAGCGCCAACAGGATGATAAGCTTGCTCCAAAAGCCGTTCAACGGGGGAACGCCGGCGATCGCCAGCGAGCCGATGACACTGGTTCCCGCGGTGATCGGCATCCGCTTGCCCAGCCCGCCCAGCTTGTCCAACTCCCGCGTCCCGGTGGCGTGCTCCAGCGCTCCGGCGTTGAGGAACAGCAAGCCCTTGGCGGAGGCGTGGTTCAGCAGGTGGAAGAGGCCGCCGAGGATTCCAAGCGGCGTTCCGATCCCGATCCCGAGGACGATATATCCGACCTGGCTGATGGAGGAGTAGGCGAGCATTCGTTTGACGTCGTTTTGCCCCAGGGCCAGGAAGGCTCCCGTGAGGATCGATACGATCCCGAGGATCATCAGGATGTTTTCGATCGCCGACGAGAGGCCGAAAACGGTCAGCACGACCCGGATCAGGGTGTACACCCCGAGGACTTTGATCAGCACGCCCGAAAGCATCGCCGAGATGGGCGCCGGAGCGGAGGAATGCGCGTCCGGAAGCCAGGCGTGGAAGGGGACCAGCGCGGCTTTCAAGCCGAACGCCATCAGGAACAGCGCCGCGCACAAGGCGGCGGCCCCCTGGGCGTCGAGCGCCGCGAGCCCGGCGGCGACGGCGGAAAGCTTGAGGCTTCCCGTCAGCCCAAACAGGACGGCGATGCTCAGCAGGAGGAACGCCGTCGCCACTGCCGAGAGCATCAGGTACTTCAACGAAGCCTCGAGCTCTTCCCGCTTCCGCCCGAACGCGATCAGCCCGTAAGAGGCGATCGCCGCCGCCTCCAGGAAGATGTACATCGTGAACAGGTCGTCGGCCAGGATCAGGCCGTTCATGCCGGCAATCATGATCAGGAGCAGTGCGTAAAAAATCGCCTTCCCGTCGTAGTGTTCCATGTAGTCGATTGAATACAGGGTCACGCCCAGCCCCACCAGCGCGACGGTCAGCAGCAGGAGGATGTTGAAGCTGTCGAGCGTCAGGGTGATGTTGAGGGTCATGTCCGGCAGGGCGGCCTGCAGAAGGTTCGGCCCCGTAAGCACGAGCTCCCGGGCGCAGAAGATTCCGTAGCCCAGCAGGAAGAGCAGGGTCAGGTTGGCCACCAGGTCCGGCAGAAAGCGCTTGGAAATTTTGCCGAGCAGGGGCATGATGCCGGCCAGGACCAAGGGAAGGGCGAGGAACGGAATACTCATCGTTTCTCCTTAACGGCTAGAAAATCCAAAGCAGGATCAGCAGGGCGGCGAAGCCCGCCAAACACCAGGCGAGGTAGTTCGGGTAAAACCCATTGTGCACGGTCCGCAGTCCGCGGATGATGAGCTTGCCCGCCCCGACGGCGCCTTTCTCGTAAACCGCGTCGATCGGCCGGTCGACGGCGCGGAAGATGGCGTTTGAAAAAGCCCGCAGGACCTTCAGGCCCTGTTCATAGAGGTCCAGGCGCCGTTCCTCGCTCCAGCGGTAGAACGCGCTCAGAACCGGAATGCCGTGGATGATTTCGGAGGCAAGGTAAGCCCGCTTCTGCGCCCGGTACCAGCCGAACAGATGGATGCCCAAGCCCACGGCCAGCATCCCGATCGAGATCAGCGCCACGGGAGTGAAAACGTCCAGCGCGTGGCCGGTCAGGTCCAGGTGTTCGCCGGCGGCCAGGCGGCCTTCCAACACCGGCTGGATGAAGGCGTTGAGCGGCAGGGAATTCGCCACGCCGAACAGGATGCAGAGGAAAGCCAGCGTCAGCAGCGGCAGGAGCATGGCGGCCGGGCTTTCCTTTGCCGCCGGGATTTCCTTGCTGCGCGGCCCGAGGAAGATGGCATGGCCGGCTTTCAGGAAGGAGGCGAACGTGAAGATCGCCCCGACCCAAGCCGCGGCGGCGAAGGCCGGGTAGCCCGTCTCGAGCGAACCGTGGAAGATCATTTCCTTGGAGACGAATCCGTTGAGCGGCCAGACTCCGGAAATGGCCAGGGCGCAGACGCCGAAGCCGACGGCGGTGAGGGGCAGTTCCCGGAACAGCCCGCCCAGCTTCTTGAGCTCGGTCGTCCCGGTTCGGTGCTCGACGGATCCGGCGCTGAGGAACAGGCCGCTTTTGTAGATCGCGTGATTGACCATGTGGAAGATTCCGCCGGCGATGCCGACCGGTGTCGCGCTGCCGATTCCGAGGATCATGTACCCCACCTGGCTGATGGCGTGGAACGAGAGCAGTTTCTTGAAGTCCTTTTGAATCAGCGCCATCAGGACCGCCAGAACGATCGTAAACGCCCCGATCGTCATTAGGACGATCGAAAGCGCGCTGTGGGCTTCCAGCGAGAAGATGTCCAGGCAGATCCGCGAGAGCAGGTAAATCCCGAGCAGTTTTTCCAGCGAGGCGGGCAGAAAGGCCATCACGCTCACCGGGGCGTCCAGCGCCGCATCGGGGATCCAGGTGTGGAACGGCATCGCGCCCGCCTTGCCGATCGCGCCGATCATCATCAGCAGGAAGCTGGCCGCGGCCGGGCCTTCGGGCGCGACCGAGAGACCAGACATCTGCGCCGACCCGTTCGTGGTCCACAGGATGGCGATGCCGAGGACGAGGCAGAAATCGCAGAAGGCGGAGATCAGCAGCGCTTTAACCGCGGTGCGTGGGGAATCCTTCGTCCCCAGGCTGATCAGCGCGTAGAGCGTGGGCAGCAGAGCCTCCCAGAAGAACAGCAGGACGAGGAAGTTGTCGGCCAGGACCGCGCCGCCGGCGGCCGCCAGGGTGAGCAGGAAATATCCGAAATACTCCTTGGCCCGCGGATGCCCGCCCATCTTCGCCAGCGAAAAAAGGCAGATCAGAAAGCCGAAGATGCCTATCCAGAGTAGGATGAAGCGGCTCAACGCCGCTAGGCGCAGGTCGAAAGCGATGATTCCCGCCATCCACGGATGGGAGAGCGAAAGGTCCTCCGCGGCGAACAGCCGCGCGTCGACGTACAGCAGACCCGCCGTGCCGAGCAAGGCCAGGATGCCCGCCGGGGTTTTCCAGCGCGCGGGAAAAAGCAGGATCACAACGCCCAGAATCAGCGGAAGGAGGATCGGGATGAGCAGCGTGTCGGGTGTCATGGCACCAGTCCTAGGATCTGGAGTGTTGCAGTGTCCACCAATTGCATCGGGTAGAAAACCAGAATTCCGCCCGCGACCGAAAAGGCGGCCAACCCCAGCACCGCCAGGAGCATCGAGGGCGTGCCCTCCCGGGCGTCGGATTTTGCGTCTCCCAGAAAGACCGCATGGAACAGGCGGAACAGGTAGAACGCGGTGAGCACGGCGATCAACAGCGCGGCGGCCGCCAACCACAGTTTGCCGGCTTCCACCGTCCCCAGGATCACCATGAATTTGGGGAAGAAACCGCCCAGGGGCGGGATCCCGATCACGGAAAAGGCGCAGAGGAAGAAGGCGGCGGCCGTCAGCGGCATGGTTTTGATCAGGCCGCCGAGCTCGCGGATGTCGCGTTTGTGGGTGGAATGCTCGACGATCCCGGCGCAGAGGAACAGGCCGGCTTTGCCCAGGCCGTGCATCAGGATGTAGAGCAGCGACCCGGCGATCCCGATCGGCCCGGAGACGCTCAGCCCCAGGAAGATGTATCCGATCTGGCTGATCGTGGAATAGGCGAGGATCCGTTTGAGGTCGTTCTCGACCGCGGCGGCGCAGGCGGCCACGAGGCTGGAAGCCATCGCCAGCACGGCGATCCCGTCCGCCCAGCCCGGCGGAAGGACAAAGGTGGCGTTGAACAGCCGGGCATAGGCGTAGACGCCGATCTTGACCAGCACCGCCGCGTGGAGCATCGAAGTCACCGTGGAGGGGGCGACGCCGGCGTCCGGCAGCCAGGTGTGGAGCGGCAGGGTGGCCGATTTGGCGAAGATCCCGACCAGGACCAACAGCACGATCGCGCCGGTCAGGCCGACCCCGTGCATTTTGGTCAGATCGAACGTCCCGGTTTGGCCGTGGATCAGCAGAAACCCCACCAGCATCACCACCGCCGAACCGAAGGTGAACAGGAACGCCTTGTCGGCCTTGACGACGTGTTCCTTGCCGCGGTAGAACCCGATCAGCCGCCAGGAGCAGATGGCGGTGACCTCCCAAAACAGGTACAGGAAGATCAGGTTCGAGGAATAGACCAACCCCATCATCGCCCCGATAAACAAGAGGAACATCGCATAATATTCGTTTTGATGCTCCTCGCGCTCCATATACCCGATGGAATAAATGAGGATCACGGCCCCGACGGACGACGAGACGACCGACATGAACACCGACAGCGCGTCCACGGTGAGGATGAAATCCACCCCCAGCAGGAGATTCCAATAGAGGATCAGGTTTCCGCCCCCGACGGCGAACGGGATCAGCAGCATCGCAAAGGCGGCGGTGGCCAGGCCGAGTACAACGGCCCAGAGCGATCTCGCGCGGGGGGAGAGCCAACCGGCCAGGGGAACGCTGAACGCCCCCAGGATCGGAACGAAGATTGCCAGGAGGGTTATCGTTTCAATAGGCATGGGAGAGTCGCATCTGTCCTTGGGTGGATTTCCTTCTGCGGCGGTGAGGCCGCCTTTCCGGAAAAGCCTCCGCACCAGCCCGGTCCGGGGGGGCTTTCCTCGGGCGGCGCCGGGCGGGTTGTCGACCGGGCGCGCATCGATTCACCGGCAGTGTTCGGTCGGCGGTCGGCGGCCCGCAGGAAGGCCTTCGCTGTCCGGAATGTTTCCGGAGCCCGGAAATGAGAGACGCGTTGTTCCGATTTGCGGAGAATGCGGCCGCGATTCCCGGCGGCGCCTCGGGCGTCCATCCCGGTCCGGCCTCGGGAAATCCGCGGGTGGGTATTATACATTCCCCGCCGGCGGCTGACAATCTTCCACCGCCTCCCGCGGGACGTCGCTACAGCTTCAGCTGCGGAACTTCCAACTCGGTTTTCTTTAAGAAGTCCTTCAAGTCCTGGTCGCGTCCGTACATCACCGTGAACGGCTCGCGCTTGAGCGCGGCGTTCGCCCAATGCTCGTTCGACATCTCCAGACAGTTGAAGCGGCAATTGACGACGCATTGGGAGCAATAGGTGCAGCGGTCGGCGTGGAAACGCATGATGAATCGCTTGTTGGGCTTGTCGACGGCGATGATTTCGATCGCGTTGGCGGGGCAATCCTTCATGCACAGCTGACAGCCGGTGCATTTTTCCGGATTGTAGCGGACGACGCCGCGCAGGCGCTGCGGTACCGGGGATTGCTGGAGGGGGAAATTCACCGTCGCCGGCCGGCGGAACACGGAACGGAGGATTTCGCCCAACATCGAGCCGATTTTCATGGAAGAGCTCCCTTTGCGGCTGCGGCGCAACCCTCCCGCCGCCGCGGGCGCCGGGAGAACGGCGGTATGGCTGGCGGTCGGGTGGACGCGCGCGGGCGCCGCAGGTTTCAAGAGGTTCCTGCGGTTTCTCCGTTCCGGCGAAACACGACGGAGCGGTCGTTGCAGGAAAAGCACGGGTCGATCCCGGCCAGGATCATCGGTACGTCGGCCAGCTGTTGGCCGATCGCGCCCTCCAGGACCGAGGTGAAATTTCGAAGGCTGGGCGTGCGGACTTTCACCCGGTACGGCCGCTCGCCGCCGTCGCTTTTAATAAAGTAGAACAGATCGCCGCGCGGCGCCTCGACCTGCATCACCGTTTCCCCTTCGCGGACGCGGCGGGGGAAGCGGACGGAGAGCTCCCCCTCCGGCAGATGGCGGACCAGTTCGCGGATCACGCGGATCGATTCGAACAGTTCCTGGATCCGCACCACGAACCGGGCTTGCAGGTCGCCCACGTCGGAAAGGACGATCGTCACCGGGTGCTGCTCGTAAAGCAGATAGGGGGCGTCCACCCGCGTGTCGCGGGCGATC
It includes:
- a CDS encoding NADH-quinone oxidoreductase subunit M, giving the protein MSIPFLALPLVLAGIMPLLGKISKRFLPDLVANLTLLFLLGYGIFCARELVLTGPNLLQAALPDMTLNITLTLDSFNILLLLTVALVGLGVTLYSIDYMEHYDGKAIFYALLLIMIAGMNGLILADDLFTMYIFLEAAAIASYGLIAFGRKREELEASLKYLMLSAVATAFLLLSIAVLFGLTGSLKLSAVAAGLAALDAQGAAALCAALFLMAFGLKAALVPFHAWLPDAHSSAPAPISAMLSGVLIKVLGVYTLIRVVLTVFGLSSAIENILMILGIVSILTGAFLALGQNDVKRMLAYSSISQVGYIVLGIGIGTPLGILGGLFHLLNHASAKGLLFLNAGALEHATGTRELDKLGGLGKRMPITAGTSVIGSLAIAGVPPLNGFWSKLIILLALIQAKLYAGALIAALAGILTLWYYLVLQRRAFFGKLNEAWQNVREAPFWMSASSILLGAVCVLVGLGFPFVIQNWIQPAADALTAGQSVLHLPGF
- a CDS encoding 4Fe-4S binding protein; translation: MKIGSMLGEILRSVFRRPATVNFPLQQSPVPQRLRGVVRYNPEKCTGCQLCMKDCPANAIEIIAVDKPNKRFIMRFHADRCTYCSQCVVNCRFNCLEMSNEHWANAALKREPFTVMYGRDQDLKDFLKKTELEVPQLKL
- a CDS encoding NADH-quinone oxidoreductase subunit H, with the protein product MEVLKTLLYLFVYPGLLFLFLYATFCEWVDRKVYARLQNRIGPLFTGPQGILQPVADFVKLLAKEDILPTRADPVMFTLLPIVILAVVCTAAMYLPLWHYSASTPSFISFPGDLIVVVFLLTLPTLIFFLAGWYSSDSFSAIGGTRVITMLFGYEVPLYLAVLGSAILAGSWRLVDVSLFYQAHPLLLLSNALGFIVALIALQAKLERVPFDLPHAETEIVGGTFTEYSGRKLAFIHLAIDVEMVVGAGLIAAVFLGGFSDNLLGGFALFILKTLLVVVLLSVIRALFARIRIDQLIHFAWQYLTPLAMIHILIMVVIKGLFL
- a CDS encoding NADH-quinone oxidoreductase subunit K gives rise to the protein MSDTWIINMAFVALLVAIGLYALLTMKNLIRMLIGIEIVSKGILLALIATGYEKNNILTSQSLAISFIVVEVCVLATALAVIINIHRHTKTLDIEQLTNLKG
- a CDS encoding hydrogenase maturation protease translates to MTSDWEQRLTGILRKSRRLAFVGVGQDLRGDDAAGIHLVRRLQQASPETPASNTLPLEKPPPMPSTAKRHASAAKPCAVRLYFEAGLRPEASAGPLRRFGPDWVIFLDAAELGEPPGTVRWIEPQEIDDGTASTHTFPMGGFAGYLCAELGCRTAVLGIQPGRMEFDEPVSAEVQCAIEEIAGRILGG
- a CDS encoding NADH-quinone oxidoreductase subunit L, whose product is MPIETITLLAIFVPILGAFSVPLAGWLSPRARSLWAVVLGLATAAFAMLLIPFAVGGGNLILYWNLLLGVDFILTVDALSVFMSVVSSSVGAVILIYSIGYMEREEHQNEYYAMFLLFIGAMMGLVYSSNLIFLYLFWEVTAICSWRLIGFYRGKEHVVKADKAFLFTFGSAVVMLVGFLLIHGQTGTFDLTKMHGVGLTGAIVLLVLVGIFAKSATLPLHTWLPDAGVAPSTVTSMLHAAVLVKIGVYAYARLFNATFVLPPGWADGIAVLAMASSLVAACAAAVENDLKRILAYSTISQIGYIFLGLSVSGPIGIAGSLLYILMHGLGKAGLFLCAGIVEHSTHKRDIRELGGLIKTMPLTAAAFFLCAFSVIGIPPLGGFFPKFMVILGTVEAGKLWLAAAALLIAVLTAFYLFRLFHAVFLGDAKSDAREGTPSMLLAVLGLAAFSVAGGILVFYPMQLVDTATLQILGLVP
- a CDS encoding NADH-quinone oxidoreductase subunit J; the encoded protein is MHIFLLCGLVLCSILAILATDLLKAAISLAGASIFLAMTFFELGAAYAGVFEISVVAGLITVLFIATISLTKGEGEVKERRFGRYLLPVFVVGMAVADFLVMRQFLGALPALPAAPEAADLGTVLWSQRTFDLIGQIAVLLAGVFCVLALFRKRSEDE